CGGCCGCCTCGGCGCCGCTGCCTGCGATGACGCGGGTCACTCTCAGGGAGTCCTGGCCGCGCGGATTGTCGTACTCGATGCCGATCACCACCCGCGGCTGCACGCGGATGTAGTACATCCACAGGCCGCTGTAGAGGACGGTCGCCGCGGCGAGCAGGATCGCCGCAAGCCTCAGAACAGGCCGGGGCAGAGACGTGAGTCCGCTCATGTGTGGGCGGATTATATCCTCAGCGAGGTGTCTCCCCTCGCGGCTCCCTCTTTCGGACGCGCCCCCCCGGCGGGCTGACAAACCGTTTGACATACACATCATAGGTGTGTACCATCAGTTCCGTGCATCGACGCATCAACATCACCTTGCCGGAAGAGACGATTCGGCTGATTGACCGGGTCGCGAAGAAGGGAGACCGGAGCTTCCTCATCTCCGAGGCCGTGCATCGCTACGTGGCGTCGGTCGGGAAGGCAAGACTCCGCCGCCTTCTCAAGGAGGGGGCGCTCCGCCATGCCGAGCGCGACCTGAAGCTCGCGGAAGAATGGTGCAGCCTGGACGAGTCCGCGTGGCACGACGAGCAGGAGTAGCCCCTCCCAGGAGAGGCGAGGTCTACCTGGTCTCATTCGATCCCACCGTGGGCGCCGAGATCAAGAAGACCCGACCCGCGCTGATCATCCAGAATGACCTGGGCAATCGCTGGAGCCCGGTCACCATCGTGGCGGCGATCACTTCGCGATCCGACACGCCTGCCTATCCCGTTGATGTGCGCGTCGATCCGCCGGAGGGCAACCTGAACGTTCCCTCCGTGGTCCTCCTGAACCAGGTCCGGACCATCGATAGACGGCGCCTGGTGAAGCGACTCGGCAGGCTGCGTCCCGACACCATGAAGCTCGTGGATCGGGCGCTCCAGATCAGCCTGGGCCTCGTGGGACTATGAGGCGACAACAGGATCTCAAGACCCTCGTCGTCCTGGCCCTCGCGATCCTGGCCAACGGGGCGGGAAATCTCAGTCTGAGCTACGGAATGAAGTCGGTGGGCCCCCCTGGAGCCTGGACGCTGCCCGGTCTCTGGGCCGTTGTCGGCACCGCGCTGTCAAGCCTGCCGGTCATCGCGGGAGGGCTTCTGCTCCTGATTTTCTTCGCGCTGTTCCTGGCGCTCCTCTCGTGGGCCGATCTCAGCTACGTCCTGCCGATGATCTCGTCCTGCTTCGTCGTGAGCGCACTCCTGGGGCACTTCGTGCTCGGCGAACAGATCTCTCTCGTCCGCTGGGCGGGCATAGCACTCGTGTCGATCGGTGTGCTGCTCGTCGGCCGGACCGGCCCTTCGAGCCACGCTTCGAGGGCGCCGGCCTCGTGATCACGGTTCTGCTGGTCGGCGTCATCGTCCTCTGCTTCTCGTTCGGGGACATCGCGCTCACGCGCGGGATGAAGCAGGCGGGCGAGGTGTCCTCCCTCCGCCTGGCCGTCCTCAACGAGGTCGGCGGCCGCGCCATCCGATCCCCCCTCGTCCTGCTCGGCGGAGCGCTGCAGATCGTGGCCTTCGTCACGTATCTCGTGGCCCTGTCGCAGCGCGACTTGAGCTACGTGTTCCCCCTGACCGCCACGAGCGACATCGTCACGACGCTCGCCGCCCGTTACCTGCTGCACGAGCGGGTGTCGCCCACGCGCTGGGCCGGGGTCGTTATCGTCTCCGTCGG
The nucleotide sequence above comes from Candidatus Dormiibacterota bacterium. Encoded proteins:
- a CDS encoding EamA family transporter → MITVLLVGVIVLCFSFGDIALTRGMKQAGEVSSLRLAVLNEVGGRAIRSPLVLLGGALQIVAFVTYLVALSQRDLSYVFPLTATSDIVTTLAARYLLHERVSPTRWAGVVIVSVGIALISAS
- a CDS encoding type II toxin-antitoxin system PemK/MazF family toxin; translated protein: MARRAGVAPPRRGEVYLVSFDPTVGAEIKKTRPALIIQNDLGNRWSPVTIVAAITSRSDTPAYPVDVRVDPPEGNLNVPSVVLLNQVRTIDRRRLVKRLGRLRPDTMKLVDRALQISLGLVGL